A window of Fragaria vesca subsp. vesca linkage group LG7, FraVesHawaii_1.0, whole genome shotgun sequence contains these coding sequences:
- the LOC101309688 gene encoding MLO-like protein 12-like, producing MADRREGLEDAPTWAVSVFALFIFILSFIIDDGIHRLTKFLKGRRRKSLNRALKKFKTEMMQLGFISLLLTLSEVPISNICVSQVLAISFLPCKYPPDSPNVSSATQLPASNTSSSKEVATKDYCEAKGLVSLVSREGILQLNILISVLAVFHVLYCILTMFLGMAKMRKWNKWEEETRTLSYQILNDPRRFQHTNQTPFVKRHLKIWTKHPLLLWPVCFARQFGGSISKVDYMTLRNGFIAANIKEGSSFNFLNFLSRAFDDDFEQVVGIKFWVWISSILFILFNAHVFYNYYWLPFIPLLIVLLVGTKLQVVITKMCAESCKENPVIRGSFVVKLNDDLFWFGKPNWLLHLLQFVLIQNSFQLAFLTWSWIEYGHNSCFNRRTKDVIIKIAMGIVVQLICGYVTLPLYALVTQMGSGMKKAVFTELVVDGLKNWHKNARRRLSKNGSTTSRKSSNSAQLYSTDDASVTDSECSYKNPKPTIVRSSSSTSEIIQDQVPPGLTSYTECSYKTPKPTITRSSSTSEIIEEQAPTDLTTKSETTSLPTREITREEENPNIMNKVLYDGEISFGSSWKLKLESVSKRMKWGNHFNN from the exons ATGGCAGACCGGAGGGAAGGTCTTGAAGATGCACCAACATGGGCTGTATCGGTATTCGCTTTGTTTATCTTCATCTTGTCCTTCATAATCGACGATGGTATTCATCGTCTAACGAAG TTTCTTAAAGGCAGGAGAAGAAAATCCCTGAATAGGGCTTTGAAGAAGTTCAAAACAG AAATGATGCAACTAGGTTTCATATCACTGCTTCTTACTCTGTCGGAAGTACCGATATCGAATATCTGTGTCTCTCAAGTTCTGGCCATTTCTTTCCTTCCCTGTAAATATCCCCCGGACTCACCTAATGTCTCATCAGCCACACAACTTCCAGCTTCAAATACCAGCTCTTCTAAGGAAGTCGCAACAAAAGATTACTGTGAGGCAAAG GGGTTGGTTTCTCTAGTGTCAAGGGAAGGAATCCTGCAGCTAAACATCCTTATATCCGTCTTGGCAGTGTTTCATGTTCTCTACTGCATTTTAACTATGTTTCTTGGGATGGCCAAG ATGAGAAAATGGAATAAATGGGAGGAAGAAACTCGGACATTAAGTTATCAGATTCTCAATG ATCCAAGGAGGTTCCAGCACACCAACCAAACTCCTTTTGTGAAACGACATTTAAAGATCTGGACTAAACACCCTTTGCTGCTATGGCCT GTTTGTTTTGCTCGGCAGTTTGGTGGATCAATCTCAAAAGTAGATTACATGACTCTGCGAAATGGGTTCATTGCG GCCAACATCAAAGAAGGTAGCAGTTTCAATTTCCTGAACTTCCTCTCTAGAGCCTTTGATGACGATTTTGAGCAAGTGGTTGGAATCAA GTTTTGGGTTTGGATTTCTTCAATTCTTTTCATTCTTTTCAATGCGCATG TGTTCTACAACTATTATTGGTTACCATTCATTCCCTTACTG ATTGTTCTCCTCGTGGGAACAAAGCTGCAAGTTGTGATAACTAAAATGTGCGCGGAGAGTTGTAAGGAGAATCCTGTGATTCGAGGAAGCTTTGTGGTAAAACTCAACGATGATTTATTCTGGTTTGGTAAACCTAATTGGCTTCTTCATCTCCTACAATTTGTCCTAATCCAG AACTCGTTTCAGCTGGCATTCTTGACCTGGAGTTGG ATTGAATATGGCCACAATTCATGCTTCAATCGAAGAACAAAAGATGTTATCATAAAGATCGCTATGGGAATTGTTGTGCAGTTGATTTGTGGTTACGTAACCCTTCCTCTTTACGCATTGGTTACCCAG ATGGGGTCTGGCATGAAGAAAGCGGTATTTACTGAGCTTGTAGTTGATGGCCTAAAAAACTGGCACAAGAATGCAAGACGAAGACTATCGAAGAATGGATCCACTACTTCAAGGAAATCATCAAATTCTGCACAATTATATTCAACTGATGATGCCTCAGTTACAGACAGTGAATGTAGCTACAAAAATCCTAAACCTACCATAGTGAGAAGCTCTTCTTCTACCTCCGAAATAATTCAAGATCAAGTTCCACCTGGTTTAACTTCCTACACTGAATGTAGCTATAAAACTCCTAAGCCCACCATAACAAGAAGTTCTTCTACCTCCGAAATAATTGAAGAGCAAGCTCCAACCGATTTAACCACGAAGTCGGAAACAACAAGTTTACCAACTAGAGAAATCACCAGAGAGGAAGAGAATCCCAATATCATGAACAAGGTACTCTATGACGGTGAGATCTCATTTGGGAGCAGTTGGAAATTAAAGCTGGAGAGCGTGAGCAAGAGAATGAAGTGGGGAAATCACTTCAATAATTGA